A genomic window from Gossypium hirsutum isolate 1008001.06 chromosome D12, Gossypium_hirsutum_v2.1, whole genome shotgun sequence includes:
- the LOC121224570 gene encoding pectinesterase 2-like, with the protein MDGKRIEGNEVYALEMCVSILLFAPIVVSQLIPADKSKVEAWFNGIIKPVKERGKTLYLELVKAETEPRIIKVVQDGDGEFDNITKAIESVPLGNAKRVNISIGPGSYKEKIRIERNKPFITLLGDPKNMLNLTFDRTTKQYGTIDCATLTNESSYYKRPI; encoded by the coding sequence atggATGGAAAAAGAATAGAGGGCAATGAAGTTTATGCTTTAGAAATGTGTGTAAGTATTCTCCTCTTTGCTCCAATTGTTGTGTCACAACTAATACCGGCAGATAAATCCAAAGTAGAAGCTTGGTTTAACGGCATTATCAAGCCAGTTAAGGAAAGGGGTAAAACCTTATACCTTGAATTGGTTAAGGCAGAGACAGAACCTAGAATCATAAAGGTGGTGCAAGATGGGGATGGAGAATTCGATAACATAACCAAAGCCATCGAGAGTGTTCCATTAGGCAACGCCAAACGTGTGAATATATCCATCGGACCTGGATCTTACAAAGAGAAAATTAGAATTGAAAGAAATAAGCCTTTCATTACATTGTTAGGAGATCCTAAAAACATGCTAAATTTGACATTTGATAGAACCACCAAGCAATATGGAACCATAGATTGTGCCACTCTTACTAATGAGAGTAGTTACTATAAGAGGCCAATTTAG
- the LOC107956274 gene encoding putative pectinesterase 63, protein MLCIYNNAPRPDGKMVGAQAVTLRVSGDRSAFYNCNIIGFPDTLCNDNGNHFFKDCHIRGTVDFIFGSGTSLYLNSKIFVEGDLERDPKMAVIIAQARESSSEDMGYSFVHGRIIGTAKDIFLGRAWKSSPRVVYSYTEMDEIVHPGGWSSNHQPERAENCVLRRIQMQGERRNSRYTKEIRQTTIKCGS, encoded by the exons ATGTTATGCATATACAACAATGCTCCTAGGCCAGATGGGAAAATGGTAGGAGCACAAGCAGTTACTTTGAGAGTCTCCGGCGATAGGTCAGCTTTCTATAACTGTAATATCATTGGCTTCCCGGACACTTTGTGTAATGATAATGGCAACCATTTCTTTAAGGATTGCCATATTCGTGGCACTGTTGATTTTATTTTCGGAAGCGGGACATCTTTATATCTG AACTCAAAAATATTCGTGGAAGGAGATCTAGAACGAGATCCAAAAATGGCAGTAATTATAGCACAAGCGAGAGAAAGTTCATCAGAAGACATGGGTTATTCATTCGTGCATGGCAGAATTATAGGAACAGCGAAGGACATATTTTTGGGAAGGGCTTGGAAGAGCAGTCCGAGGGTTGTTTATTCTTATACTGAAATGGATGAAATCGTCCATCCCGGTGGATGGTCTAGTAATCACCAACCTGAACGAGCCGAG AACTGTGTACTACGAAGAATACAAATGCAAGGGGAAAGGCGCAACTCCCGCTACACGAAAGAAATTCGTCAAACAACTATCAAGTGCGGAAGCTGA